Proteins encoded by one window of Mesorhizobium sp. INR15:
- the recO gene encoding DNA repair protein RecO, protein MEWRDEGIILGTRKHGETSAILEVMTRAHGRHLGLVRGGRSRKQQPVLQPGNRVDLLWRARLDEHLGTFQAEAIEMNAARLMDSAVAVYGLQTMAAHLRLLPERDAHQGLYETLGVMIVHLDDADAAGELVARFELLVLDELGFGLDLSQCAATGVRQDLAYVSPKSGRAVSREAGAPWHDKMLALPAFLQRGSGLRADPAAIEDAFRLSGFFFARHVYEPRGIEEPGARTGFLAALRKHHAARKVITGENAA, encoded by the coding sequence ATGGAGTGGCGCGACGAGGGAATCATTCTCGGCACCCGCAAGCATGGCGAAACCAGCGCCATTCTCGAGGTGATGACGCGCGCGCATGGGCGCCATCTCGGCCTCGTGCGCGGCGGCCGCTCGCGCAAGCAGCAGCCCGTCCTCCAGCCAGGCAACCGTGTCGACCTGTTGTGGCGGGCACGGCTTGACGAGCATCTCGGCACCTTCCAGGCTGAGGCCATCGAGATGAATGCCGCCCGGCTGATGGACAGCGCGGTCGCCGTATACGGCCTCCAGACCATGGCGGCACACTTGCGCCTGCTGCCGGAACGCGACGCCCATCAAGGGCTCTACGAGACACTTGGCGTGATGATCGTCCATCTCGACGATGCCGATGCGGCCGGCGAGTTGGTGGCGCGCTTCGAACTGCTGGTGCTGGACGAACTCGGCTTCGGTCTAGATCTCAGCCAATGCGCCGCGACCGGCGTGCGGCAGGATCTTGCCTATGTCTCGCCAAAATCGGGCCGCGCCGTATCGCGTGAAGCCGGCGCGCCTTGGCATGACAAGATGTTGGCACTGCCAGCCTTCCTCCAGCGCGGTTCCGGCCTGCGCGCCGACCCAGCCGCGATCGAGGATGCCTTCCGGCTGAGCGGGTTCTTCTTCGCTCGCCACGTCTATGAGCCGCGCGGTATCGAGGAGCCTGGCGCGCGGACCGGTTTCCTCGCGGCATTGCGCAAGCACCACGCGGCGCGCAAGGTTATCACCGGAGAAAACGCTGCATGA
- a CDS encoding porin → MNIKSLLLGSAAALIAVSGARAADAVVVAEPEPAEYVKICDVYGAGYFYIPGTETCLRIGGYVRYDIGAGDVGSLDGVNHVPDHQDGNTHSTFYKNTRFTLKTWTGQETELGTLKTYTETRFNYGNSSGDYLNQGATNADDWQGRNKSLSLRFAWIQLGGLRVGKDDTAFDTFIGYAGNVIQDTIVPYGGQESNVVQYYFDAGNGFSGLVSLEEGAGKLGTIDSYVPHVVGGLKYKADWGAITGVVAYDSNYEEVAGKVRVDVNVTKEFSLFVMGGYGTDDNLTDPTNAINAKGRGFYKQWGGNWAIWGGGTYKINAKTSFNAQVSYDDWKNLGVAANIAYTVVPGFTVTAEVDYQNVGNDTPANSLWAGATKKSNLGGILRFQRSF, encoded by the coding sequence ATGAACATCAAGAGCCTTCTTCTCGGCTCAGCTGCGGCTTTGATCGCAGTCTCCGGCGCGCGCGCCGCGGACGCTGTCGTCGTCGCCGAACCGGAACCGGCCGAATACGTCAAGATCTGCGACGTCTATGGCGCTGGCTACTTCTACATTCCCGGCACCGAGACCTGCCTGCGCATCGGCGGCTATGTCCGTTACGACATCGGCGCTGGCGACGTCGGCTCGCTCGATGGTGTCAATCATGTCCCGGACCATCAGGACGGCAACACCCATTCGACCTTCTACAAGAACACACGCTTCACGCTGAAGACCTGGACCGGCCAGGAAACCGAACTCGGTACCCTGAAGACCTACACCGAGACCCGCTTCAATTACGGCAACAGCAGCGGCGACTATCTCAATCAAGGTGCAACCAACGCCGACGACTGGCAGGGCCGTAACAAGTCGCTCTCGCTGCGTTTTGCCTGGATTCAGCTTGGTGGCCTGCGCGTCGGTAAGGACGATACGGCGTTCGATACATTCATCGGCTATGCCGGCAACGTCATCCAGGACACGATCGTGCCTTATGGCGGGCAGGAGAGCAACGTCGTTCAGTACTACTTCGACGCAGGCAACGGCTTCTCGGGCCTGGTCTCGCTCGAAGAAGGCGCCGGCAAGCTCGGTACCATCGACAGCTATGTTCCCCACGTCGTCGGCGGCTTGAAGTACAAGGCCGATTGGGGCGCGATCACCGGTGTTGTCGCCTATGACAGCAATTACGAAGAAGTGGCCGGCAAGGTTCGTGTGGACGTCAACGTCACCAAGGAATTCTCGCTGTTCGTCATGGGCGGCTACGGCACCGATGACAACCTCACCGACCCGACCAATGCAATCAACGCGAAGGGCCGTGGCTTCTACAAGCAGTGGGGCGGCAACTGGGCAATCTGGGGCGGCGGCACCTACAAGATCAACGCCAAGACGTCCTTCAATGCCCAGGTTTCCTATGACGACTGGAAGAACCTCGGCGTCGCCGCGAACATTGCCTATACCGTTGTGCCCGGCTTTACGGTCACGGCTGAAGTCGACTACCAGAACGTCGGCAATGATACCCCGGCCAACTCCTTGTGGGCCGGCGCGACCAAGAAGAGCAACCTCGGCGGCATTCTCCGCTTCCAGCGCTCGTTCTAA
- a CDS encoding DUF1295 domain-containing protein, with amino-acid sequence MTPLAILAVLAVALSLAMTGAWAIALRSGKSGWVDATWSLAVGAAGVAASLIPFGALSQPTTRQMIVAGLAALWSLRLGLHIVARTRKGGDDPRYAQLRKDWAGDFPRRLFWFLQIQAACAFLLVLAIAAAAHNPAPGLRLGDWLGMAILIVAVGGEALADRQLTGFRADPANKGRVCDVGLWGYSRHPNYFFEWLGWLAYTAIAIDLSGVYPWGWVALCGPAFMYWLLVHVSGIPPLEAHMLQSRGEAFRAYQRRINAFWPGPPLQPSSLESPGS; translated from the coding sequence ATGACGCCTCTCGCCATCCTTGCCGTCCTCGCCGTCGCGCTGTCGCTCGCCATGACAGGCGCCTGGGCGATCGCGCTTCGCTCCGGGAAATCTGGATGGGTGGATGCAACATGGTCGTTGGCAGTGGGCGCCGCCGGTGTCGCGGCATCGCTGATTCCCTTCGGCGCGCTTTCGCAGCCAACGACGCGGCAGATGATCGTCGCGGGTCTTGCTGCGCTCTGGTCGCTACGCCTCGGCCTGCACATCGTCGCCCGCACGAGGAAGGGTGGTGATGACCCCCGCTATGCGCAGTTGCGAAAGGACTGGGCCGGGGATTTTCCCCGACGCCTGTTCTGGTTCCTGCAGATTCAGGCGGCTTGCGCCTTCCTGCTGGTGCTTGCCATCGCCGCCGCAGCCCACAACCCGGCGCCTGGGCTTCGCCTCGGCGATTGGCTGGGTATGGCAATCCTGATCGTCGCTGTTGGTGGCGAAGCACTGGCCGATCGTCAATTGACGGGCTTCCGTGCTGACCCTGCCAACAAGGGGCGGGTCTGCGATGTCGGCCTCTGGGGATATTCGCGTCATCCGAATTACTTCTTCGAATGGCTGGGCTGGCTCGCCTACACGGCGATCGCCATCGACCTCAGCGGCGTCTACCCTTGGGGCTGGGTAGCACTTTGCGGACCAGCGTTCATGTACTGGCTGCTGGTGCATGTCTCCGGCATACCGCCGCTGGAGGCGCATATGCTGCAATCGCGTGGTGAAGCCTTTCGCGCCTATCAGCGCCGCATCAATGCCTTCTGGCCCGGCCCGCCACTGCAGCCATCGTCTCTCGAAAGCCCGGGGAGCTAA
- a CDS encoding cyclopropane-fatty-acyl-phospholipid synthase family protein: MNLIASAITTVERTPFPDPVTRYGIQFLVGRTRRRLSTGSMATDSDFARAMAEHPIATHVEAANEQHYELPPAFFGLALGPRRKYSSCLYDNGAETLEQAEVRALEETIAHADLADGQRILELGCGWGSLTLFMAERFPSAKIIAVSNSAPQRRYIEEQARMRKLANVQIITADMNDFSPEGVFDRVVSVEMFEHMSNWKALLGRVKGWIAPHGKLFLHVFTHKQGCYRFDHADKSDWIANHFFTGGVMPSHGLIRRFPEIFEVEQEWRWSGKHYERTANDWLANFDANLPEIDRILTDVYGKDAALWRRRWRLFFLATAGLFGHANGEEWGVSHYRLRPATDSQS, from the coding sequence ATGAACCTGATCGCCTCAGCCATAACCACGGTCGAACGCACACCATTCCCGGATCCGGTAACCCGATACGGCATCCAGTTTCTCGTCGGCCGTACGCGCCGGCGCCTGTCCACGGGCTCAATGGCCACCGACAGCGATTTCGCCCGCGCCATGGCGGAGCATCCGATCGCCACCCATGTCGAGGCCGCCAATGAGCAGCACTACGAACTGCCGCCGGCCTTTTTCGGTCTGGCGCTCGGACCACGCCGCAAATATTCGAGCTGCCTCTATGACAACGGCGCCGAAACGCTTGAGCAGGCCGAGGTGCGGGCGCTGGAGGAGACCATTGCCCATGCCGATCTGGCCGACGGCCAGCGCATCCTCGAACTCGGCTGCGGCTGGGGTTCGCTGACCTTGTTCATGGCCGAGCGTTTTCCGTCCGCCAAAATCATCGCCGTTTCCAATTCAGCACCGCAGCGCCGCTATATCGAAGAGCAGGCCAGAATGCGGAAACTGGCCAATGTCCAGATCATCACCGCCGACATGAACGACTTCAGCCCGGAAGGCGTGTTCGACCGGGTGGTCTCGGTCGAGATGTTCGAACATATGTCGAACTGGAAGGCGCTGCTGGGGCGGGTCAAGGGCTGGATCGCGCCGCACGGCAAGCTGTTCCTGCATGTATTCACCCACAAACAGGGCTGCTACCGATTCGACCATGCCGACAAGAGCGACTGGATTGCCAACCATTTCTTCACCGGCGGCGTCATGCCAAGCCATGGCTTGATCCGGCGCTTCCCCGAGATTTTCGAAGTCGAGCAGGAATGGCGCTGGAGCGGCAAGCACTACGAACGAACCGCGAATGACTGGCTTGCCAATTTCGACGCCAATCTACCGGAAATCGACCGTATCCTGACGGATGTCTACGGCAAGGATGCCGCTTTGTGGCGCCGGCGCTGGCGGCTGTTCTTCCTGGCAACCGCTGGGCTGTTCGGCCACGCCAACGGCGAGGAATGGGGCGTCAGCCATTATCGGCTGCGCCCGGCCACGGACAGCCAGAGTTGA